In Thermococcus thioreducens, a genomic segment contains:
- a CDS encoding COG1361 S-layer family protein, producing MKKTGLILALMLITAMLSGSVSASTGSPLFEGYLGKGEAILVGPLIVTLTDTQKDYGSGDYYAFLLIMKDGRILNAEYKTILVPDPDKIQRLLLDPEFLTAMAQTMGYDVTQCEQYVNNSAEFNACLIANAYGFYQWLNSASPQEIADAVIKTIEEHPELGIRKEDVLMEITYPDVTPVREGETVEVSADNQTVYVTVNEVYPNSVRVSISGPSEWRAATAPGMIISNVEMPSTVQPGDTVTIKVHLRNEGALKVRYINVFVTPTPMSFNDSSSIASAVSMALSQSGMSKSVFYPEESAVQYIEYLEGKENATLTFRIKINPNADVGTYPLYVGVVYFTGLGANMRMVQSYNFVALTVKKPREAFVEITKVETEPREISPGDTFTVRFTLENTGAEPVKALSLKISSYKVPVQGEIKNVDLSALSQLPAQGSEQLSQSLQDALNGIMAQLAKQNIEAFLPIGEDNVKYLSELQPGEKATLEFRIKANEKLENGIYPLRIELKYITEPNEKEITDERLVGIDVTGRAQLILSKVSTSPGKIIPGTDNVEVDFQVDNVGTGTARTVIVKPMPGWPFSLSESSEQVIGLGSLGKGDSAHSSFKINVAENASSGTYEIPLLITYTNDLGMEKNVTLKVPIIIGAKPNIEVVGVDFAPEPLQGERVKVYIKLKNTGGEKATSVLIEGVVKADQPFSLDKRTDYIGDLAPGATGEGVIVLRIDGNAIPKDYNIQLRIRAVGDPAQGDDNVYVFERTVTIAVKENTKTQTNLRNLAIVIGVLVIIAVLYTYRKRSS from the coding sequence ATGAAAAAAACCGGATTGATTCTCGCCCTGATGCTCATCACCGCGATGCTCTCAGGGAGCGTGAGCGCATCAACCGGAAGCCCCCTCTTCGAGGGCTACCTGGGCAAGGGCGAGGCAATTCTCGTGGGCCCGCTCATAGTGACCTTAACTGACACCCAGAAGGACTACGGGAGCGGCGACTACTACGCCTTCCTCCTCATAATGAAGGACGGGAGAATACTCAACGCCGAATACAAGACGATACTCGTGCCTGATCCCGACAAGATACAGCGCCTTCTCCTCGACCCGGAGTTCCTAACGGCCATGGCACAGACCATGGGCTACGACGTGACCCAGTGCGAGCAGTACGTGAACAACAGCGCCGAATTCAACGCCTGTCTGATCGCCAACGCCTACGGATTCTACCAGTGGCTCAACAGCGCGTCCCCGCAGGAGATAGCCGACGCCGTGATTAAGACCATCGAGGAGCACCCAGAACTTGGAATAAGAAAGGAAGACGTCCTGATGGAGATAACCTATCCAGATGTAACCCCTGTCCGGGAAGGAGAAACGGTAGAAGTCAGCGCTGACAACCAGACGGTTTATGTGACCGTCAACGAGGTCTATCCAAACAGCGTCAGGGTAAGCATAAGCGGGCCCTCTGAATGGAGAGCCGCAACAGCCCCAGGAATGATAATTTCAAACGTCGAAATGCCGAGCACGGTTCAGCCGGGGGACACGGTTACCATCAAGGTTCACCTAAGGAACGAGGGGGCACTTAAGGTGCGCTACATAAACGTCTTCGTTACGCCCACGCCGATGAGCTTCAACGACAGCTCCTCAATAGCGAGCGCAGTTTCAATGGCCCTGAGCCAGAGCGGAATGTCCAAGAGCGTCTTCTACCCAGAGGAAAGCGCCGTGCAGTACATTGAGTACCTCGAAGGCAAGGAAAATGCGACTCTGACATTCAGGATAAAGATAAACCCCAACGCCGACGTCGGAACGTATCCCCTCTACGTCGGGGTCGTCTACTTCACCGGCCTGGGGGCGAACATGCGCATGGTGCAGAGCTACAACTTCGTGGCGCTCACAGTTAAGAAGCCCAGGGAAGCCTTCGTCGAGATAACCAAGGTCGAGACCGAGCCCCGGGAGATAAGCCCTGGCGATACCTTCACCGTGCGCTTCACCCTTGAGAACACGGGGGCGGAGCCCGTTAAAGCCCTCAGCCTGAAGATAAGCTCATACAAGGTGCCGGTGCAGGGCGAGATAAAGAACGTCGACCTCTCAGCCCTCTCGCAGCTCCCAGCCCAGGGGAGCGAGCAGCTGAGCCAGAGCCTGCAGGATGCCCTCAACGGGATAATGGCACAGCTTGCGAAACAGAACATAGAGGCCTTCCTGCCCATCGGGGAGGACAACGTGAAGTATCTCTCAGAGCTTCAGCCCGGGGAGAAGGCCACCCTTGAGTTCAGAATCAAGGCCAATGAGAAGCTGGAGAACGGCATATACCCGCTCAGGATAGAGCTGAAGTACATCACGGAGCCGAACGAGAAGGAGATAACCGACGAGAGGCTGGTCGGAATAGACGTGACCGGGAGGGCCCAGCTGATACTCTCAAAGGTCTCAACGTCGCCCGGCAAGATAATCCCCGGGACGGACAACGTTGAGGTCGACTTCCAGGTGGACAACGTTGGAACCGGTACTGCTAGGACGGTAATAGTCAAACCCATGCCGGGGTGGCCCTTCTCGCTCAGCGAGAGCAGCGAGCAGGTAATTGGCCTGGGAAGCCTGGGGAAGGGCGACTCCGCACACTCATCGTTCAAGATAAACGTCGCCGAGAACGCCAGCTCCGGAACCTACGAGATACCCCTGCTGATAACATACACCAACGACCTCGGGATGGAGAAAAACGTCACGCTCAAGGTTCCCATAATAATCGGCGCCAAGCCGAACATCGAGGTCGTCGGTGTGGACTTTGCTCCAGAGCCCCTCCAGGGGGAGAGGGTCAAAGTGTACATCAAGCTGAAGAACACGGGCGGTGAAAAGGCCACCAGCGTGCTCATCGAGGGGGTTGTGAAGGCGGACCAGCCTTTCAGTCTGGATAAGAGAACGGACTACATCGGCGACCTGGCCCCCGGGGCAACGGGAGAAGGAGTAATCGTGCTCAGGATAGACGGGAACGCAATTCCGAAGGACTACAACATCCAGCTGCGCATAAGGGCCGTCGGAGACCCGGCCCAGGGGGACGACAACGTCTACGTCTTCGAGAGAACCGTGACCATCGCCGTGAAGGAGAACACAAAAACCCAGACCAACCTGAGAAACCTGGCCATAGTCATCGGCGTGCTCGTGATTATCGCGGTGCTCTACACCTACAGGAAACGGTCCAGCTAA
- a CDS encoding GbsR/MarR family transcriptional regulator, whose amino-acid sequence MGIEEAKRIIMDHFAGAARRFGFNELYGYIYGVLFLAREPMSLGEIAEATGYSLSHVSTALKFMERIGLVVRIKKPGDKRAYYKATKLLKDWRQAAYYNKIMEDIQQTRANLERALRELEGEESEEAELIRESIRFAIHRNDLAERILRFLIEHEDEEVLERLMDCLEAPEKR is encoded by the coding sequence ATGGGGATCGAAGAGGCCAAGAGGATAATTATGGATCATTTCGCAGGGGCCGCGAGGAGGTTCGGCTTCAACGAGCTTTACGGTTACATCTACGGCGTCCTGTTCCTTGCCCGGGAGCCCATGAGCCTGGGTGAGATCGCCGAGGCGACGGGCTATTCCCTCTCCCACGTGAGCACCGCCCTCAAGTTCATGGAGCGCATAGGACTCGTCGTGAGGATTAAAAAGCCCGGTGACAAGAGGGCCTACTACAAAGCAACAAAACTCCTCAAGGACTGGAGGCAGGCGGCCTATTACAACAAGATAATGGAGGACATACAGCAGACCAGGGCGAACTTGGAACGGGCCCTTCGGGAGCTTGAGGGTGAGGAAAGCGAGGAGGCGGAGCTAATAAGGGAGAGCATCAGGTTTGCTATACACAGAAATGACCTTGCGGAACGGATCCTGAGGTTTCTGATTGAGCACGAGGACGAGGAGGTTCTTGAGAGGCTCATGGACTGTCTTGAAGCACCCGAAAAACGGTAG
- a CDS encoding RsmB/NOP family class I SAM-dependent RNA methyltransferase: MYADAFPEELREYYRRLFGSEAEEIMASLRTPVEKYYIRVNTLKTSRSKLMSILRKEGLKPKRSPYLKEGIYFEREGPNFPDDYEPGLPVVRANKFASESVYQGAMLYAPGVLQADKRIKPGDEVEIRDPRGLLVGIGIARMNAKEMVVSTRGVAVEVTLPKFKLPSLSELQSFKEGLFYAQSLPSMVVAHVLEPSEEELVIDMAAAPGGKTSHIAQLMQNRGEIIAIDKSRNRLKKMEEELKRLGVKNVKAIHMDSRKLPELGIQADKILLDAPCTALGIRPKLWESRTPKDIEATARYQRHFINAAIKSLGKGGVLVYSTCTLSYEENEGNVKYILGKGLKLEEQSIFIGSSGMGIDEVQRFYPNRHLTQGFFIAKFRKV, encoded by the coding sequence ATGTACGCCGATGCTTTCCCCGAGGAGCTGAGGGAGTACTACCGGAGGCTCTTCGGAAGCGAGGCGGAGGAGATAATGGCCTCCCTCAGAACGCCGGTGGAGAAGTACTACATCAGGGTAAACACCCTCAAGACCAGCAGGTCAAAGCTGATGAGCATCCTCCGGAAGGAGGGCCTAAAGCCGAAGCGAAGCCCCTACCTCAAAGAGGGGATATACTTCGAGCGCGAAGGCCCAAATTTCCCGGACGACTATGAACCCGGCCTGCCCGTGGTAAGGGCCAACAAGTTCGCGAGCGAGAGCGTCTACCAGGGGGCCATGCTCTACGCCCCCGGTGTCCTCCAGGCGGACAAGAGAATAAAACCCGGCGACGAGGTGGAGATACGCGACCCGAGGGGGCTTCTCGTCGGAATCGGCATCGCCAGAATGAACGCCAAGGAGATGGTGGTCTCGACGCGCGGAGTGGCGGTTGAGGTCACCCTGCCGAAGTTCAAACTGCCAAGTCTGAGCGAGCTTCAAAGCTTCAAGGAGGGCCTCTTCTACGCCCAGAGTTTGCCCTCGATGGTGGTCGCCCACGTCCTTGAGCCGAGTGAGGAGGAGCTAGTAATCGACATGGCCGCCGCTCCCGGAGGGAAGACAAGCCACATCGCTCAGCTGATGCAGAACAGGGGCGAGATAATAGCCATAGACAAGTCCAGAAACAGGCTCAAAAAGATGGAAGAAGAGCTCAAAAGGCTCGGCGTGAAGAACGTCAAGGCCATCCACATGGACTCGCGGAAGCTTCCCGAGCTGGGAATCCAGGCGGACAAGATACTCCTGGATGCACCGTGCACGGCCCTTGGCATAAGGCCAAAGCTGTGGGAGAGCAGGACTCCAAAGGATATCGAGGCCACAGCACGCTACCAGAGGCATTTCATCAACGCCGCCATAAAATCCCTAGGGAAGGGCGGTGTTCTCGTCTACTCCACCTGCACGCTGAGCTACGAGGAGAACGAGGGGAACGTGAAGTACATCCTCGGCAAAGGTTTAAAGCTCGAAGAGCAGAGCATCTTTATAGGTTCGAGCGGTATGGGTATCGACGAGGTTCAGAGGTTCTATCCGAACAGGCACCTGACCCAGGGATTCTTCATAGCCAAATTCAGGAAGGTGTAG
- a CDS encoding NAD(+) kinase, producing the protein MKFGIVARRDREAALKLAYRVYDFLKISGYEVCVDSETHRHLPEFHEEDVCPLEDFDVDFIIVIGGDGTILRVEHRTRKDIPILGINMGTLGFLTEVEPHETFFALSKLLEGDYHIDERIKLRTYLNGENTVPDALNEVAVLTGIPGKIIHLKYYIDGGLADEIRADGLIVSTPTGSTGYAMSAGGPFVDPRLDVVVIAPLAPIALSSRPMIVPSYSTIDIRNIAITREVILAIDGQFYTYLEPETEITVKLSPRKAKFIRFTSEVYPKYTMKIKGKF; encoded by the coding sequence ATGAAGTTCGGAATCGTTGCCCGAAGGGATAGGGAAGCGGCGCTGAAGCTGGCGTACAGAGTTTACGACTTTTTAAAGATTAGTGGATACGAGGTCTGCGTCGACAGCGAGACCCACAGGCATCTCCCCGAGTTCCATGAGGAGGACGTCTGCCCGCTTGAGGATTTCGACGTCGATTTTATAATCGTCATAGGGGGAGATGGGACGATACTGCGGGTGGAGCACAGAACCAGGAAGGACATACCCATCCTCGGAATCAACATGGGAACCCTCGGCTTTCTCACGGAGGTGGAGCCCCACGAGACGTTCTTTGCACTGAGCAAGCTCCTTGAGGGCGATTACCACATAGATGAGCGCATAAAACTGAGGACCTACCTAAACGGCGAGAACACCGTGCCGGACGCGCTCAACGAGGTGGCCGTCCTGACGGGAATCCCCGGAAAGATAATCCACCTCAAGTACTACATAGACGGAGGCCTGGCCGACGAGATAAGGGCCGACGGACTGATAGTCTCGACACCGACGGGATCAACGGGCTACGCAATGAGCGCGGGCGGGCCCTTCGTGGACCCGAGGCTGGACGTCGTGGTCATAGCACCTCTCGCACCAATAGCCCTGAGCTCAAGGCCCATGATAGTGCCCTCGTACAGCACCATAGACATCAGAAACATCGCCATTACAAGGGAGGTCATCCTCGCCATCGACGGCCAGTTCTACACGTACCTCGAACCGGAAACGGAGATAACCGTGAAACTCTCCCCAAGAAAGGCCAAGTTCATACGCTTCACCAGTGAGGTGTACCCCAAGTACACAATGAAAATCAAGGGGAAGTTTTGA
- a CDS encoding CDP-2,3-bis-(O-geranylgeranyl)-sn-glycerol synthase — protein sequence MSLSSLLWAFWYILPAYFANASPVLVGGGRPIDCGRTWRDGRRLFGDGKTWRGLIGGVSIGTLVGVVQYRLTPGFYGDFRTAVLLAFLLSFGALLGDLIGSFFKRRANLPRGAPAIGLDQLGFLISALALAYPVKTLSSGQIIFLLVVSPFVHWGANYFAYKMGWKSVPW from the coding sequence ATGTCGCTCTCATCACTGCTGTGGGCGTTCTGGTACATCCTCCCTGCCTACTTTGCCAACGCGAGCCCCGTGCTTGTCGGAGGTGGGCGACCCATTGACTGTGGCAGAACGTGGAGGGACGGCCGCAGGCTGTTTGGGGACGGAAAGACCTGGCGCGGCCTCATCGGTGGTGTTTCCATAGGCACCCTCGTGGGGGTGGTTCAGTACCGCTTAACCCCCGGCTTCTACGGTGATTTTAGGACGGCCGTTCTTCTGGCGTTCCTCCTGTCCTTTGGTGCCCTCCTGGGTGACCTCATTGGGAGCTTCTTCAAGAGGAGGGCAAACCTCCCGCGCGGTGCTCCAGCCATAGGCCTCGACCAGCTGGGGTTTCTTATAAGTGCACTTGCACTCGCTTATCCTGTTAAAACCCTCAGCTCGGGCCAGATAATCTTCCTCCTCGTGGTCTCCCCCTTCGTCCACTGGGGGGCCAACTACTTTGCCTATAAAATGGGCTGGAAGAGCGTGCCGTGGTGA
- a CDS encoding DUF3201 domain-containing protein: MNVREIHEFLNEMWENMFTLNEELKLELPKEGFKVEDVEEAFGAYIFIDGEWRLMKYPHPAFEIKPQIEVGATPESYYFVVAVPKERIKAEFLAKFIELFPRSFIYGATDFLSDIYNWRRDGRVSPGEILEKIKASDEKLFQFEANFESAGELKRGLLKLIETGKLFEIFDL; encoded by the coding sequence ATGAACGTGAGAGAGATTCACGAGTTCCTAAACGAGATGTGGGAGAACATGTTCACCCTCAACGAAGAGCTCAAGCTTGAGCTCCCGAAGGAGGGCTTTAAGGTTGAAGACGTCGAGGAGGCCTTCGGGGCCTACATCTTCATAGACGGCGAGTGGAGGCTCATGAAGTACCCCCACCCAGCGTTCGAGATAAAGCCCCAGATAGAGGTCGGTGCAACCCCGGAGAGCTACTACTTCGTGGTCGCGGTTCCGAAGGAGAGGATAAAGGCCGAGTTTCTGGCGAAATTCATCGAGCTCTTCCCGAGGAGCTTCATCTACGGTGCCACCGATTTTCTCAGCGACATCTACAACTGGAGGCGCGACGGAAGGGTCTCCCCGGGGGAGATACTTGAAAAGATCAAAGCCAGTGATGAGAAGCTGTTCCAGTTTGAAGCAAACTTCGAAAGCGCCGGGGAGCTGAAGAGGGGACTTCTGAAGCTCATAGAGACCGGCAAGCTCTTCGAAATCTTCGATCTCTGA
- a CDS encoding hydrophobe/amphiphile efflux-3 (HAE3) family transporter, whose amino-acid sequence MNPLRSAARTIVRYRVAFALIAVFLLVVSVYGIQKLRFESDLRTMLPENHPSIADYTALQNEFQSGDSTLIVVKVASIEPGGVYDIRDPKVIEAVYELEQRLRQREYVTDTVSIADVYMQVLGRLPKNEEEAKFVLDMLPPDERYSLVSRDYTTTIIAVTISREKKTETLVRVYRGIERDIESVKFPKNVEVIQTGNIGITYRILELLQSDLNKTMVISFILVIALLLYFYRSPVKAAIPLIPLIFGVTMTLGFMGLMGIPLDLATTTVGAMMIGMGIDYGIHVTNRYYEERKRGRSIEKAAEEAVAETGKALLGAALTTIGGFAAMYLSSLPMLHHLATALILGLSLAALNAVVITPAVIILEEDIMKRLKGHYVVPEVRSHSGVVGKAFHSLGETIRRKPATFLAAVFLITLFFGYGITQVTTEVRLEKFVPKGMPEIEALMDIRSDFGGQDELYVLLKANDVRNPAIVRGIYRFENQVKADSYYNGVFDSESIADVVHRQYGYIPSDEEKIKSALEKSQGVNLVSSDYSMTLIKFKGDFGGASMDDFRRIMRYFEEETARAQETEFPPGVKLSLTGDIYLNYVLDGLTKVEINRISTYGTAFVVLIVLLLFRKPKVSVAMITPMFLGALWTVGFMGWAGIPFTQSLAGVISMIVGLGVDYGMHLTHRFLEEMNEGNPRPIVTSVESVGPGILAGALTTAGGFLALLAGELPTIHDFGTTLAFGIFASMFAAYLVTPALLQVFYGRNTGGGRE is encoded by the coding sequence ATGAATCCACTGAGGAGCGCCGCGAGAACCATCGTGAGGTACAGGGTGGCCTTTGCACTGATAGCGGTGTTTCTGCTGGTCGTTTCGGTATACGGAATCCAGAAGCTTCGCTTTGAGAGCGACCTCAGAACCATGCTCCCTGAAAACCACCCATCCATAGCGGACTACACGGCATTGCAGAACGAGTTCCAGAGCGGTGACAGCACGCTGATAGTCGTCAAGGTGGCTTCAATAGAGCCCGGAGGAGTCTACGACATCCGCGACCCGAAGGTCATAGAGGCCGTTTACGAGCTTGAGCAGAGGCTCAGGCAGAGGGAGTACGTAACCGACACGGTGAGCATCGCTGATGTCTACATGCAGGTTCTGGGGAGGCTCCCAAAGAACGAGGAGGAGGCAAAGTTCGTCCTCGACATGCTCCCACCGGACGAAAGGTACAGTCTCGTCAGCAGGGACTACACCACGACGATAATAGCCGTGACTATAAGCAGGGAAAAGAAAACGGAGACCCTCGTAAGGGTCTACCGGGGCATAGAGAGGGACATAGAGAGCGTCAAGTTCCCGAAGAACGTTGAGGTCATCCAGACCGGGAACATAGGGATAACATACCGCATACTGGAACTCCTCCAGAGCGACCTCAATAAGACGATGGTGATCTCCTTCATCCTCGTTATAGCCCTGCTCCTGTACTTCTACCGATCCCCGGTAAAGGCGGCCATCCCGCTCATTCCCCTCATCTTCGGCGTCACGATGACGCTCGGCTTCATGGGGCTGATGGGAATCCCCCTCGATTTGGCCACGACAACCGTCGGAGCGATGATGATAGGCATGGGCATAGACTACGGAATCCACGTGACCAACCGCTATTACGAGGAGAGGAAAAGGGGAAGGAGCATAGAGAAAGCGGCGGAAGAAGCGGTCGCGGAGACTGGAAAAGCCCTCCTTGGAGCGGCGCTTACCACCATAGGCGGCTTCGCCGCGATGTATCTATCAAGCCTCCCGATGCTCCACCACCTGGCCACCGCGCTGATCCTCGGTTTAAGTTTGGCCGCGCTCAACGCCGTCGTGATAACCCCCGCGGTCATAATCCTGGAAGAGGACATAATGAAGAGGTTGAAGGGCCACTACGTGGTACCGGAGGTTCGCTCCCATTCGGGCGTGGTGGGGAAGGCTTTCCACAGCCTCGGAGAGACCATAAGGAGAAAACCCGCAACATTTCTAGCGGCGGTGTTCCTGATAACCCTCTTCTTCGGATACGGAATAACGCAGGTGACCACCGAGGTGAGGCTTGAAAAGTTCGTCCCCAAGGGCATGCCGGAGATAGAGGCGCTCATGGACATAAGGAGCGACTTCGGCGGTCAGGACGAGCTGTACGTCCTCCTTAAGGCGAACGACGTCAGGAACCCAGCCATAGTCAGGGGCATTTACCGCTTCGAGAATCAGGTAAAGGCGGACTCTTACTACAACGGTGTCTTCGACTCAGAAAGCATAGCCGACGTGGTTCACCGGCAGTACGGCTACATTCCCAGCGATGAGGAGAAGATAAAGAGCGCCCTGGAGAAGAGCCAGGGCGTAAACCTGGTCTCAAGCGACTATTCCATGACCCTCATCAAGTTCAAGGGCGACTTCGGGGGAGCAAGCATGGATGATTTCAGGAGGATAATGCGCTATTTTGAGGAGGAAACGGCTAGGGCACAGGAAACGGAGTTCCCGCCAGGAGTGAAGCTTTCCCTCACAGGAGACATATACCTGAACTACGTACTCGACGGGCTCACAAAGGTCGAGATAAACCGCATCTCGACCTACGGAACGGCTTTTGTCGTGTTGATAGTGCTCCTCCTCTTTAGAAAACCCAAAGTTTCGGTGGCTATGATAACACCTATGTTCCTGGGTGCCCTCTGGACGGTCGGATTCATGGGGTGGGCCGGAATACCGTTCACCCAGAGTCTGGCCGGGGTTATCTCAATGATAGTGGGCCTGGGCGTTGACTACGGCATGCACCTAACCCACCGCTTCCTTGAGGAGATGAACGAGGGAAACCCCAGGCCGATAGTCACATCGGTTGAGAGCGTCGGGCCCGGCATACTGGCCGGTGCCCTGACAACGGCCGGCGGCTTTCTGGCTTTGCTCGCCGGCGAGCTGCCGACCATACACGACTTCGGAACGACCCTGGCGTTTGGAATATTCGCGTCAATGTTTGCCGCTTACCTCGTAACCCCTGCACTGCTGCAGGTCTTTTACGGAAGAAATACCGGAGGTGGTAGGGAATGA
- a CDS encoding flippase-like domain-containing protein, which translates to MDWRKYSLLGLGLAIIALLLWWAGIEEVIAILRNARADYFLLAVLVYIAAVIIWALRWRVLLNSLGIGVPFRTILGALFAGIFVNNVTPGARGGGEPVRMYYISKHTKEPYGNVFATIMLDRILDVIPVVVMLFLATVYVYHLGSFTLTITVFVLDLAFAALTLATVGILLSERKTKGMLYWVYRQFGRIMPKKAAKYEEKFVHAVEVSVPQFQEKFKFLLTHRRAFALSLAYSFAFWFLVLLRSYLIFLSINNPIGILDVMVVQTIGIVVGMMMVLPGGAGIIEAINSAVYVLLGIGKGVAVTATVLERLISYWAPTFTGAIVMAHFGIKVRAERQSREEEGKV; encoded by the coding sequence ATGGACTGGAGGAAGTACTCCCTCCTAGGCCTGGGTCTGGCGATAATAGCCCTCCTCCTCTGGTGGGCCGGAATAGAGGAGGTCATTGCGATACTCAGGAACGCGAGGGCGGACTACTTCCTCCTGGCGGTTCTTGTTTACATCGCCGCCGTCATCATATGGGCCCTCCGCTGGAGGGTTCTCCTGAACAGCCTGGGCATTGGGGTTCCCTTCAGGACGATTCTCGGGGCCCTCTTCGCGGGCATATTTGTGAACAACGTCACTCCTGGCGCAAGGGGCGGCGGCGAGCCTGTGAGGATGTACTACATATCCAAGCATACCAAAGAACCCTACGGCAACGTCTTCGCCACGATAATGCTAGACAGGATACTCGATGTGATCCCGGTCGTCGTCATGCTCTTCCTCGCGACAGTGTACGTATACCACCTCGGGTCGTTCACGCTGACAATCACGGTGTTTGTACTCGACCTCGCTTTTGCCGCCCTAACCCTGGCAACGGTCGGCATACTCCTCAGCGAAAGGAAGACCAAGGGCATGCTCTACTGGGTCTACCGGCAGTTTGGAAGGATTATGCCGAAAAAGGCCGCCAAGTACGAGGAGAAGTTTGTCCATGCCGTTGAAGTCAGCGTCCCCCAGTTCCAGGAGAAGTTCAAGTTCCTGCTCACCCACAGGCGCGCCTTTGCACTCTCCTTGGCATACTCCTTCGCCTTCTGGTTCCTTGTTCTCCTCAGGTCGTACCTGATATTCCTGAGCATCAACAACCCCATAGGCATCCTCGACGTCATGGTCGTCCAGACCATCGGCATAGTGGTGGGAATGATGATGGTTCTCCCCGGAGGGGCCGGAATAATCGAGGCCATAAACTCCGCGGTGTACGTCCTACTGGGCATAGGGAAGGGAGTGGCCGTTACGGCAACGGTCCTTGAGAGGCTCATCTCCTACTGGGCCCCCACATTCACGGGGGCTATAGTGATGGCGCACTTCGGCATAAAGGTCAGGGCCGAGAGGCAGTCCCGCGAGGAAGAGGGAAAGGTATAA
- a CDS encoding LEA type 2 family protein, translating to MNWKLLMLGVVLIIISWIGYVAYAAITASPTVHASWGYVDEKTTEIWVDAELSKPLLVPVEVENLSLNFMGIPVARVARFDYGATRSEVNMAIVIDNENLVRSLVAYLDNGQTGEVEFRLKGSLLKVIPINADIRQVISEDVLAYLNFTAESKELAGGLVKSPALVETTFDWAGEQNGKAVLIAHMKFYNPNKYPVPITKLSFDAYANGIKIGYGETEETTIIPSGGYSTVDVRMYVDESRLTKVWEIHVKNGEMSKVRADIFMDISVLNQRYSIKLASYEETVKTDIMGGLNSMLENLLSG from the coding sequence ATGAACTGGAAGCTGCTGATGCTCGGTGTGGTGCTTATAATCATCTCCTGGATAGGCTACGTGGCCTATGCCGCTATTACCGCCAGCCCAACGGTTCACGCCAGCTGGGGCTATGTGGATGAGAAGACGACAGAAATATGGGTGGACGCAGAGCTGAGCAAGCCTCTGCTCGTCCCGGTGGAGGTAGAGAACCTGAGCCTGAACTTCATGGGGATACCCGTTGCCAGAGTCGCGAGGTTTGACTACGGTGCGACGAGGTCGGAGGTAAACATGGCCATAGTCATAGACAACGAAAACCTAGTCCGCTCCCTGGTGGCCTACTTGGACAACGGCCAGACGGGGGAGGTCGAGTTCCGCCTCAAGGGAAGTCTCCTAAAGGTGATACCCATCAACGCGGACATAAGGCAGGTTATCAGCGAGGACGTCCTGGCGTACCTCAACTTCACCGCGGAGAGCAAGGAGCTCGCTGGTGGACTGGTCAAGAGCCCTGCGCTGGTCGAAACAACTTTCGACTGGGCCGGCGAGCAGAACGGAAAGGCAGTCCTTATAGCCCACATGAAGTTCTACAACCCAAACAAATACCCCGTCCCGATCACGAAGCTCAGCTTCGACGCATATGCAAACGGTATAAAAATCGGGTACGGCGAAACCGAAGAGACCACCATCATACCCTCCGGCGGATACTCCACCGTGGACGTCAGGATGTACGTTGATGAGAGCAGACTGACCAAAGTGTGGGAGATCCATGTAAAAAACGGTGAGATGAGTAAGGTTCGCGCGGATATTTTCATGGACATCTCCGTCCTTAACCAGAGATACAGCATCAAGCTGGCGAGCTACGAAGAGACCGTGAAGACGGACATCATGGGTGGCCTCAACAGCATGCTGGAGAACCTCCTCTCCGGATGA